DNA sequence from the Pseudomonadota bacterium genome:
AGGACCCCCCACGATGGCCGGACGTAATTTCTTGTTTATTCCTGGACCGACCAATGTCCCGGAGCGCATCTTGAATGCCATGCATATCTCGCAAGAAGACATGCGCGCCTTGGACTTCCCGAATTTCACGCTCCCGCTCTACCGGGATCTCAAGAAGATCTTCAAGACCAAAAACGCTCAGGTGTTTATTTTTCCGGCCTCGGGCACCGGCGGATGGGAGGCGGCGATTACCAACACGCTGTCCCCCGGCGACAAGGTGCTCGCCTCGGGCTTTGGTCATTTCAGTAATCTCTTCATCGATCTCTGCCAGCGGCAAAAGATGGATGTGCAGGCCCTCGAGGTCGATTGGGGCGAAGGCGTGCCAATCGAGAAGTACGCCGACATTCTCAAGAAGGACAAGAACTACAAGATCAAGGCCGTGCTCGCCACCCATAACGAGACCGCGACCGGTGTCACCAGCAACGTGGCCGCCGTGCGTAAGGCGCTCGATGATGCGAAACACCCGGCCCTGCTCATCGTCGATGGGGTCAGCTCGATCGCGAGCATCGATTTTCGCATGGACGAATGGGGCGTGGATGTGGCCGTCTCCGGATCGCAGAAGGGCTTCATGTTGCCGACCGGCCTCGCCATCCTCTGTTTCAGCGAGAAAGCCTTGAAAGCGAGGCTCAGCGCCAAGTGCCCGCGCTGTTTCTTCGATATCGAGGACATGATCAAGGTCAACGTCAACGGCTTTTTCCCCTACACACCGGCGACGATCATGTTGCGCGGCCTGCGAGCGTCGGCGGACATGCTGCTCGAAGAAGGTTTGAACAAAGTG
Encoded proteins:
- a CDS encoding aminotransferase class V-fold PLP-dependent enzyme — translated: MAGRNFLFIPGPTNVPERILNAMHISQEDMRALDFPNFTLPLYRDLKKIFKTKNAQVFIFPASGTGGWEAAITNTLSPGDKVLASGFGHFSNLFIDLCQRQKMDVQALEVDWGEGVPIEKYADILKKDKNYKIKAVLATHNETATGVTSNVAAVRKALDDAKHPALLIVDGVSSIASIDFRMDEWGVDVAVSGSQKGFMLPTGLAILCFSEKALKARLSAKCPRCFFDIEDMIKVNVNGFFPYTPATIMLRGLRASADMLLEEGLNKVFARHHRMAEAVRRAVAAWGLKLVAKEPKWHSDTVSAIYVPAGFDGNEVVRHAYRRFNLALSVSLAKIAGKAFRIGHLGDLNELMVLTPITGAEMAMKDLGIPIQLGSGVAAAQEYLRKTAKDIKSLKPMK